TTGAAGAAGCTCACTGAGGCCGGCGTGCTGGACAAGGTGGCTTATCAGGAGCGGCCGCTGCGTGAGGAATATCGCCTGACGGATAAGGGCCGGGATCTGTATCCGGTGATTGTCACTTTGGTGGACTGGGGGGATCGCTATATGAGCGGTCCGGAAGGTGCGCCGATCCAGCGCACGCACCGCACCTGCGGGCATCGCATGCGCGGCGTGTTGGTGTGCTCGGAGTGTGCCGAACCGTTACGCGCAGGGGAGGTGACGCTGGAAGAGGCGGAGGCGTTTAAAGGCCAATTGTTGCCAGAGAATTGGGCGAGTCGGTTTGCCTGAAAGGGGAGCAGAGTCTTATTCGCGGCTAAAGCCGCTCCCACAAGCAGCCCTCTATCTCGTGGGAGCGGCTTTAGCCGCGAATAGGGGGTTAATAAAGTCGTGCCAGCAGCGCTGTAACTGCTGTCTCAACCCGCAAAATTCGCTCGCCAAGCTGAACGGGCTTTAAGCCTGCGTTGCTCAGCAAATCCACTTCATAGGGAATCCAGCCGCCTTCCGGGCCGATGGCCAAGGTCACGGGTTCGTTTACCGCGCGAGGGCAGGCGGGGTAATCGCCGGGGTGGCCGATCAGGCCGAGGGTGCCGCTGGCCAGTTCGGGCAGGCGGTCCTCTACGAAAGGCTTGAAGCGCTTCTCGATGATGACTTCCGGCAGAACGGTATCGCGGGATTGTTCCAGCCCGAGAACCAGTTGTTCGCGGATGGCATCCGGCTCTAGAAACGGTGTTTGCCAAAAACTCTTTTCGACCCGGTAGCTGTTCAGCAGAACCAAGCGGGGCACGCCCATGCTGCTGACGGTTTGCAGCACGCGGCGCAGCATCTTCGGGCGCGGCAGGGCCAGCAGCAGTGTGATCGGCAGTTTGGCCGGTGGCGGCTGATCCAAGGTGACCGACAGCTCGGCGTACTCGCTGCCCAGGTGCAGTAACTGGCCTTGGCCCATTAGGCCGCCGAGTTTGCCGACGCGTAAGCTGTCGCCACTTTCGGCTCGGTGCACCTCAAGCATGTGCTTGAGGCGACGGCCGCTCAGGCGGGCCCGGTCAGGCGCGACAAAGTCGGCCTCTTCCAGTAACAGCAGGTTCACGGGCGGGTTGCAGGCGGTTGGTCGCCAGACGCTTCTTCGCTGGCTTCGGCTTCTTTTTCTTCTTCGCGTTTGATGATGCTGCCAAACAGCAGGCCAACCTCAAACAGCAGCCACATCGGCACAGCCAATAGCGTCTGCGAGAAAATGTCCGGCGGGGTCAGGATCATGCCGACCACGAAGCAGCCGATAATCACGTACGGGCGGCTCTTGCGCAGGGTTTCCACGTTGACCACGCC
The Pseudomonas mendocina DNA segment above includes these coding regions:
- a CDS encoding helix-turn-helix domain-containing protein — encoded protein: MRWEELDQQPCSLARTLSVVGDRWTLLVLRECFMGVRRFDGFEKRLGVTRHVLADRLKKLTEAGVLDKVAYQERPLREEYRLTDKGRDLYPVIVTLVDWGDRYMSGPEGAPIQRTHRTCGHRMRGVLVCSECAEPLRAGEVTLEEAEAFKGQLLPENWASRFA
- a CDS encoding 16S rRNA (uracil(1498)-N(3))-methyltransferase — encoded protein: MNLLLLEEADFVAPDRARLSGRRLKHMLEVHRAESGDSLRVGKLGGLMGQGQLLHLGSEYAELSVTLDQPPPAKLPITLLLALPRPKMLRRVLQTVSSMGVPRLVLLNSYRVEKSFWQTPFLEPDAIREQLVLGLEQSRDTVLPEVIIEKRFKPFVEDRLPELASGTLGLIGHPGDYPACPRAVNEPVTLAIGPEGGWIPYEVDLLSNAGLKPVQLGERILRVETAVTALLARLY